In the genome of Flavobacteriaceae bacterium YJPT1-3, the window GAGAAGGTCATAAACTATCTCTATATCTCAAATTGACAAAGGTTATTTTCAAGTCTAATAGTGATGATTAAAACTTTTTTACGTCTCTTTGGCGGATTTAGTATTACTAAAAATTAGAAAGAAGAATACAATATCTAATAAGGATACTCCCCAAAAAATACCAAACTGAAAAGTAGAATAAAGTAGTATTGGCAGTAAAAATATCATCTTTTTTCTTGTAATGATTTTGAATAAATAGAACACAAAAATGAGAGTAAGTATAAAGCCCAAACTAGCTAAGGTTTCCAAATAAGAATTATGAGCGTGGTAAGTTCTTCCTCCCAGCTCTATCCAAACCTTTTGTGCAAAATTTCCAAAGAAAAAATTATTACTAATAAAGTCAATAAAGCTTACGAAGACGTAGTCCCTTCCAGAATAATCAATATCTCCACTTCCTCGAAAAAATTGAAACAAAATTATTTCTATATTCAGATAGGTTAGAAACAAAAAAGATAAAAGGCAAATTATAAGAATTGCTTTGTACTTTATGCCTAGTTTCTTAAATGACTTCCTAAAGAGAAGAGCAAGAAAAAATAATGAAGTGACTATCGCAGTTCGGTTAAACGTTATTAACAATCCAATCAAAAGGAGTCCTAGATAAATTTTTCTGTACTTGACAATATTCAAATAAAAAAGGAGAATCAAACCAATAAGCACTTTTTGAGAAAAGACACTAGTCACAGCACTTATGCCGTACACCTTATTATAATACAATATGTCTGTCGAGCCGAATTCAGTCTGACTTTCGCTGAGCGGTTTTATTAGATAAGGTACCCCAAAAATATACTCCAGAACCCCTATAATTATTTCAAAAAGTATAAAATAAAAAACAAACTTCAAAACGTCTTCATGCAAGGATCTAGCAAAAAAAATAGTAGTTACTATAAATAATGTATAGGGTACTAAATCATTTTTAGATTTACCTGTGGTACTTTCTCGAAGTCCATCCCCAGCAAAAAAAATAATAAAGGAAAGTAGCAAAAAACTGAATAAAACATAATCCGACTTAGATAGTTTTTTATGGACTATCTTTTGCACCAATACTATAAGTCCAATTAACGAAATTAGCCCATAAAGAATTGCCTGCGGAACATTCACTAATGTAGGCGTAAAGCATAAAACAGCTAAAACAAAAATTTGAATCTTTCCTTGCAACTATAGAAATTTAGCCTCAGATTTCGCCCTGAAATTACAATTCGTACTCTTCGTAAAAAAGTTGCAAGATCAATATTAAAAATCAAAAGCGGAAGAAAATTTTAAAAAGTCTTGCAAGATTGACTAAATAGCGCCTGAAATAAATTATCCTGATTTAAGAATTACCTCATTTCGTGCAGGGCTTGAATTAAACAGAATGGTTTTGCTAAGTATTCTCTGAAAATACTTTTTCCTAAAGATTTACGGGAATGATATTTATTGTAATAATACCTATCATGTTCAGTTTTTAGGTTTAATTATTAAATGTCACTGAAGAAGTATGCGTCTAAATTATCTTCTCGATAGGTTCTGTTAAATCTTGGGATATATTCATTATGCCTCGGTCTTTCTAGCTAAATGTTCTTGATTTTAAAATCTTTCACCTCAAAATAATTAAGAAATAACCTGTATAGGAATTCCGGCCGTTATCGGACCTTTTGACCAACCATTTAGTATTGATAGCCTAGCTTTGATTTTACATCAACCCAACCCCAGACAAACAGCACTTTCCTTTCATGTGAACAGCTTCTTTGTTAAAGTAGTCCATTAGATTGAATACACTAGAGTGAGCATCCCCCCAAAAACAGGACAGTTTAGCTGCTAATTTAAGTTCAGATTAATAGTTCAAGCAGCTGTTTTTTGTTTTTTGTTTAAATACCTTTTAAAAGGTATTTGATTGTTTATTCCTTGATGCCTTCTTTGATTATTGTAATACTTAAAATAGGTGTTGAGTTGTCTGTACAGATCCATTCCCGAGTCCGGTGGGTTCAGATATACCTGCTCATACTTTACGCTTCTCCAGAGCCGTTCAATGAAAACATTGTCAATAGCGCGTCCCCTTCCGTCCATGCTGAGTCTTATACCGTTGCCAAGTACTGTCCTGGTAAATACCTCTGAGGTGTACTGGCTGCCCTGATCCGTATTAATGATCTGCGGCCTACCGTGGGCCTGGATCGCCTCTTCGAGCACCTCTGCGCACCAGCTAGCATCCATCGTGTTGGATACCGACCAATTGAGTACGTATCTACTGTGCAGGTCTATAATGGCCGTTAGGTACATGAATCCCTTTCGCATTGGTATATAAGTAATGTCAGTTGCCCACACCTGGTCGGCACCCTCCACCTTTAGATTGCGAAGGAGATATGGATATACCTTATGTGCCTTATGGCGTCTAGAGGTATGCTTTCCCGGCATTATGGCCTGAAGACCCATGACCTTATAGTAAAGACGCTCAATACGTTTGTGGTTGACCTTATATCCCTTGTCCATCGTTAGCCAGGTGTGCATCCCTGGTGCGCCCTTGAATGGATGATCCGTGTAGTGCTCATCCATAAGACGCATGAGTTTGAGGTTGAGATCGCTTTCCTCTCTAGGGCTATAATAAACCCCAGAGCGGTGTATCTGAAGCAGTCGGCACTGTCTGACTACACTTAGTTTTGAATGACCCTTGCTTATCATTGCTCTTCGCTCTTTGATAGGCTTTAGCGCAAGGCGTTCTTTAAAAAATCAAGCTCGACCTTTTGCTGGCCTATCACTTTCAAGAGGCGCTCCTCCTTGAGTTCAGCCTCACTCTTTTTCGACTTGCCTGACTTATTAAAAACCGTCTCGGCGTCAGTGAGAAACTCCCGTTTCCACAGATTAACCTGCTGTACGCTAATCTCAAAACGCTGTGCAATCTCTTTGGTGGTAGAACGCTCTTTAAGAGCTTCCAAGACAACTTTTGTCTTGAACTTTGAAGTAAACTTTCTTCGTGTCATATCAGTAAATTTAATGTTCCTTTCTGAACTTAAACTACTGTCCTGTTTTTGGGGGGATGCTCATTCCTTCTAGTGATTAAACTGTCCGGCATTAATTCGATACTCCGTATCTTCTAAGTGCATCCGAAAACTTACAAATTTTGAGGGCTTCAATGTGAATTTAATTGATCAACTCAAAAGGTCTCTGTCATATTTATTGACTATTGCTTTTCCGTTGGAGACTAGAACGAATAGAACTGCAAAAGAAAAAAATGTCGATAATCCCGCTCCCATAATACCCAGGCTCGGAATTAAAACTATGTTTAATATCACAGAAACTATAGCTGCTGTAAGAGAATATTTGCTTAATTTATCGGTAAGCTTTTTAAACAGAAAAAAGTTTGCATTGAATTTGTAAAGCGAATATAGAACATACGATAAAATGATAATAGCCACTAATTCGTTAGAAACTGAATATGATGTGTCATTTATAAATAACTCTGAAATAACAAGCCATGAAACTAAAACTACAACTCCAAGTAGTGGTAAGGAAATAAAAATCACTCTCTTTACCTTCATAATGGCAGCAACTTTTTTTTCTTTCATCCACTTAAAATAGGTAGGAGTCCAAGCCAAATTAAAGCTGGTGTAAAAAAAGTTTATAGACATCCCTATCTGATAAGCAACCGCATAATTACCGAGATCTTCGTCCGATAAATAATACTTTATAAAGAAACGGTCTCCTATATTGAGCGCATACCCTGCAACCATGTGCACGATTAATGGACTACTGTATATCAGAGCCTTTTGTAGAAGTCGTTTGGAAAAATTAAGACTATACCCTAAATCTTTAAACTTTTTAAAGGCGACAAAGGCAAGAATCATACTAGCCAAGATAGTTGGAAATACCCTAAACTTCCAGTCTATTGTTTCTAGCAAAATATAGGCTGCAAAAAGTAGTAATAGCTCAACCACTACTTGACCAACTCTCATCACGAGATAGACCTTGGGCTTATTTGTTATTCGGTAAATAATCAATAGGCTTTCAATGTACTGGTGGAATAGAAAATAGAGAATACAGGCAATTAATAAATTACTAAATATCGGAGATAAATAAGGCGAAATAAAAAAAGTAATAAGCAAGCCTACACTAGTTGTGCAAAGAAGAAATATATGTATGGATGATACAAAATTCTTGAAGGTTGCCTTATCTAAATCAAAATAAAACCTTCCAATAGATTGAACAGTGCTTAATCCCAATACAGGAACGAGTACCATGCTAATGCTTCGAAACAAATCGACATAGCCGTAATCTTCAGGTTTTAAGGTAACCACTAAAAAGGGCAAGAGTAACAGCGGAAGACCAGTATATAAAGCGTTGGTCAGTCCATATATTAGGGTATCTTGAAATAATTTGTTGCTTGTTATCGCTTTATACATTTAAAACTTTGTCAAGGGCCGTCTTAAAATTGTCCATGACCTCCAAGGCATACACAGCATTAATATCATCTGCCGAAGGTATGGTATATGACTCGGTCAACAGCAGGTTTCCAAACTCTTGAGGTGATTTTATATAGTTAAAAGAGTTGATAAAAGAATAATTTATTTTAAAAATTGATTTTGCACCTTTTTCAATAATAAAGGTAGGAATCCCCAAAAATAAGGATTCCAAAGCACTGGATGAACTCATTGTTAATAAAAGGTCTGACACTTGATAGGCCTCGAATATATTAGTACGATTAGGATCTAAAACCTTTACCCCATTGGTATTCTTAAGGTGATTAATTCCATATCTAGGAAGAATCAAAAAAGTATAGTCAATCTCAATATTGTCAAGTTCTGTGCAAAACTTATATAGCTGATCAATATCATTTACCGTGGCAATTACTAGGGCAGTTTTTTTCTTAATCTCAATTTTTTCATTCAGATAATCCCCCGTCTGGAATTTATAATTCTTAAACTTCCAAAGTCCGTAAGATCCAACAACATGAATATTCCTAGAGTTAAGGTAGCCCAAATTTTCGAGACATTTCTTATCATTATGCCCGTAGCAGAAGATATGGTCAGGCTTATATGCTATCGCTTTTGCTTTTAATATTGTATTATATGATGGGTGAGTAGGGTAAATAATTCCATGTTGCAATTCTATTATAGGTATTTTTTTTCTCTAAAGGCAAGAGTGTATCCGTTATATCCATTAGGATATACCAGAAAAACAATATGGGGCTTATAAATGTACCTTAAAAAAAAGCGCATACACTCATACTGCCCTATAAGTCTTTTTACTAAACGGTTAAGATGTAAGTCAATTTTATACTCTTCTGCCAGAGCGTCTAACTCAATATCTAAATTATTTTTTTTCTTATCATATTTAAAAAAGGAGAAAGCGTAGGAGAGCAATAAAAACAGAGCGTCAGAAACAATTAAATCTTCGGAAGGTCGTCTGTGATTTATAAGAATAGGGTTCTCAATATATAAGGCATCCAAATTTGCTTCTGTTATCATTGAGGCTACTCTATCATAAAAATAACCACTTATTTTTTTCTTCTTTCTGCATTAGAAAAAACCCATATTGTTCTTTTTTTAAAGACATTAAAAAAAGTGGAAAGCAAAGACCAAATCAATCGCAAAATTATCTGCTTATTAAGTTGTATTTCTTTATGTCCATGATTTTTCTTAGTTCTTATCTGTGCTATAATATGATTGCGAACTATATAACTTATATCTAGATCCCCATACCTTAGGATTAGAGTATCTAATTTTCTATCAATTCTATAATATTCCTCTTGAGTCATTTAAATTCTTGAAAGTTGTTTTAAGAGAACCTCATTTTTCGAAATTTTATCATTGGAATGATAAATTCCCTGATCTGGATATATATTTTTATTTATAATAAGTTCTAAATTACCTTCAATAATTGAATTGTATAATTTAAAATTGTTTGCGTTAATTTAACAAACAATGTTTCCCGATCTATCATAAAAACAATCATCTCAATCTAACGAAATCTGTGGACTTCCAGTTCCTGCCAAATACCATTAATGACCTTTTTTACCTTTTAGTTCTATATTGTTCTCTTTTTTTAAAAACATTCTCAAAAACTGAATGGACGATCTTTTCTGAATTACCAAGAATTTCTCTATTATCATAAGAAATAATCCTGACATTGTGTTGACTAGAATCTCTAAAAGTACAATTACTCATTAAAATGTTATTTATTTTTTGCTTTAATAGTTGTATTTTCCATGGCAAGATAGTCTGTGGGTGCAATGATAAGCGGATAATTGTCAATAGTCGAATTAGTATTTTTAACTACCCTACGTTGTTTGAAAGAGATGGAAACTTTGAATTATTAATAAAAGTGAAGTTTTTTACAGTAATATTATTTGATAATGTTCTGTGTCCATTAGAAAAAATAAATCCACCTTATTTGAGAGTACCAAAGCCCCCATAATACTTACCCCGTGGATTTTCCAATAATAGATTACAGTTAGCCCCATCAACAACGTCCTGTTTCTTACAAGATAATCCCTATTTGGAAAATAAACAGTTCCTCCTTTTATTGGCAAACGAAATCGATTGCTCTTTGAATTGAAGTACAATCATTTGTTATTCCGTCTCCCTTCGCCCCATAGGTTTTTATATTGACCCCGGTTTTACAGCTTGCCAAAAGCAAAAGACGAACCATGGCCAAATGTCTTTGTATTATAATAAAAAAGCTAATTTTAAAGGCTCTCCCTTCGCAAGATCACGATTTGCTTTCTTACCCAAGATTTCATTTAGGTATTTCGGATGCATGCCGTGACCAGGTCTTACTGTCCTCACATTTTTCAGTGAAAACACTTCTCCTTTTTTTATATTTTTAAAAATAAATAAGGAACGTCTTCTTAGCTTGTTTTCCTCTTTAAGATGATATTTTATAGACCCCATCGCCATCTGCGCATCGCGGGCAGCACTTACCATTTCTTTAAATTCTTGTGGCTCCATTGAGAATGCTGCATCTATGCCACCACCGTTTCGATCTAAAACAACGTGTTTTTCTATAACCGTAGCTCCTAGTGCTACGGCAACCGTTGGAACTGTGCTACCCATAGTATGATCTGACAATCCAACGTTTACGCCAAACGTATCTTTTAGGTTTGGGATGGTCCTTAAATTTGCCATATCCACCGGAGCTGGATATTCAGAAGTGCATTTCAATAAGGTCACGTTTGTATTACCCACAGAAGCACAGGTGTCTATAGCGAGTTGTATATCACATATATCAGCCATTCCAGTAGAAATAATCATAGGCTTCCCCTTAGAGGCTACATATTTTATGAGTGGTATATCCGTAATCTCAGGAGATGCTATTTTATATAATTGTACATCGAGGCTTTCTAAAAGATCGACACCTGCTTTGTCAAATGGCGATGAAAAGAAAATCATTCCTTTCTTTTCTACATATTTTTTGATATCTGCGTGCCAGTCGTAAGGCAAACTTCCTTTTTCAAAAAGTTCATAGAGGGTCTTTCCCTTCCAGAGGCCATCTTTTTTCGGCCCAAAATATTCATTATCGACATTGAGCGTTAACGAATCTGCGGTATAGGTCTGCACTTTTACCGCATCAGCACCCGTCTCAGCAATTGCATCGATAGTTTTATAGACTATATCTAAGTCATTATTGTGATTGGCAGAGAGTTCTGCTATTATAAAAAGTCCTGTGCTAAAATCCATAGGTTATGCTTCTAAAATTGATCGTATTCGTTCTTCGGCTTTAAAATCCATAAGTGATTTTGCCTTATTATGATACCTTATTCTTAAATGGTATGATAAAATTAAATGTTCTAAGGCGGTATGCAAATCGTGTTTAGCAATATCGTCAATAACACCCAGATGTGTAAATGAAGTTGTATGTTTTGATAATACTTTAGAGGCAATACTATTTGCTTCTTGATGGCCCAGACTGATTATAGGCATACCCAATGCTAATAATTCATATGTACTCACACCAAAGGTAGAAACAACCAGCTGGCTTTTCATAATTTTTGTTACATCATAAGGCATGAATTGTACATTTTCAGGAAAATGAGAAGGTAATTTTGCTTTGTGCATATAATTATTGCCTACAAAGAATATAAATTGAATTTCTTCCCAAACCTCGAAATCTATCAAATCGTAAAGGGCAAGTAATACATTTTTAGGATCGCTTCCGCCTGTCGTAATTCCTACTCGCCTTACCTGAATTAGATCAGATACATTTTTTGTACTTAATGCCTTAATCTTAGGGTTAAATAAAACATACTCCAAGCCTTGATAAACTTTGGTTGAGTCAGAAAATGTAGAAAAAAAGAAGCATCTTGATGTATAGACGGCAATATAAATACATCACATAAGTGCCTAGAACTAGAAATATTTTGGTAAAAAAATGTTTTTATCTGCTTGTTCAGACTGTCAAAGATATGAGGCTTGAAAGTAATAATAGCATCTATAAAGAGGACATCACAGTTTAAGTCATTGCATAATCGTATCATTTCCTGATCACAATATTGCTCGGAAAAGGAATAACGGTCAAATTCAAATTCCTTCAACGCACTCCAAAAACTCGATGAACGATGTACAAATTGTACGGTATGACCTGAGCGACTTAAAAATCGAGCAAGACCTACAGCTCTATAAAAATGCCCCAAGCCCACTTTTTCTCCTGCATCTACCCTAAAAAGAATATTCATAGACTGTTTAAAACTTTGAGATGTACGCTGTCGCGAAAATTTAATGCGCCACCTCTCCTATCTTACGTGCGGGATTACCTACTACCTTTGCATAGTTCTCAACGTCTTTAAGAACAACCGCTCCTATACCCGTTATAGACCACTTACCTAAGGTAACAAACTCTAACGTGGTGGAATTAGTTCCTAAGTATGCCCCTTCTTTAAGATGCACATCTGCCCCTATACAAGCATTATTTGCCACATAGGAATAATCGTCTAAACGAGAACCGTGTCCGATAAGTGACTGAGCAAAAATATGAACGAAATTACCAATCGTCACATTTGGCCCCACAGAAACAAACGGCTGTATACAGACTCCATATCCTATGCTCGCATATTTAGAAACCACAGCAGTGGGATGGATGATGGTGGCAAAACGCGCTACAGGTATCTCAAGATCTGAAAGCTTGTGTAAAAAATTGAAATTGAGCTTTACCGAGATGAGACTGTAAAAAAAGTATACATTATCATTTGCTATATAGTCTTCAATAGCAGCTTTTTCTATTTTTCCTAAAACTGGATAGCCATTAATATCGCCTGTCTCTCTATCGTTTAAAAAGCCTAGAAGTTCCCACTCTGGTGCTACTTCATTAATGTCCTCAATGGCAGATTGCACAACAGTGCCATTACCGAAACCACCAATAATAATTAGTTTTTTCATTTCGTTAGGAATTAGATAGATTATGCTTTTGTAATACTTTTTTTGCTTTGGCTACAAACGGCGGACCTATAAATTTACCATCTAGAATGGCAACTCCCTGACCGTTGCTCTGCGCCTCTATATTCAACCTTAAAATTTCCTCAGCGTGCTTCACCTGCGCTTCTGACGGACTATAATATTTATGAACCAAATCAATTTCCATTGGGTTTAGTACAAGCATTCCTTCGTATCCCAACTTCACAGACAACTTTAAGTTTACCTCAAGATCTTCGAGATCTTTAACCCGCACGTGTACCGTATCTATAGGTATTACTCCTGAAGCCCGCGCTCCCATGGCAATTATAGCTCTAGGTGTAAATAAACTTAAATGCTCTTGATCATGTATTCCCTCCAGATCTGCAATAAAATCCTCAGATCCGTATGCTACGGCAATTACTCGATCTGATGCCTTACAAATCTCCTGTACGTTCATTACAGCAGATGCAGTCTCTATGAGGGCTATGATCTTAAATGTACCTTTTACGTATCCCTTCTCGTACTCTACGGTCTCCAGAAGTTTATCGAAAAAGTAAATATCCTCTCCTCGCTTAGCTTTAGGGTACATAAATCCCGTAATTCCGGGAACGGTTAATTGGGTAACATCCCTTAAAAGTTCGCCACTCTCTCTGTCATTTATTCTAGGAAAGACGTAACGGCTTTTAAAAAGGTCATCCTCCATCGCTTTAAGAACCTTGTCTCTAGCGACTTGCTTATTTACTTGTGGTTGTACGGAATCTTCTATGTCTAATAGTAAAACATCTGCGTTAGACTTAGAGGCACTCAATAATAGCTTGTCACTGTGAGCAGGAACAAACATAAGGCTGCGCATTAAAAACTTATCCATTATTTTCTTTTGGAATTAATACTTTTCTTCTGAAACTAAGGACATTTTCTCCCCTTTGGTTATAAGCTATTGTTTCTACGTAGACAATACCCCTATCATTTTTAGACTTAGACTCCCATTTATCTAGTACTTCTGTTTTAGCATATATGGTATCGTCTATAAATACGGGAGCGAGATGTTTTATACCCTCATACTCAAGATTTGCAATTGCTTTGCCACTTATATCTGGAACGGTCATTCCTACCACCAAACTGAATACTAACGTACCTACAACTAAGATTTTACCGTGTTGATGTGTGGTGACATAATCTAAGTTTGTGTGCACAGGATGATGGTTCATCGTGAGTAAACTAAAGAGATTGTTATCACTTTCAAAAATAGTTTTGGAAGTCGTGTGTTCAATGGTACTTCCTACTGTAAAATATTCATAATGGTTTCCTAGATTTGAAACTTTCATATTAATTTCTATACGTATTTACAATTTTTAATGCGCGGTCTAAGTGTGGTCGTTCTATAATTTGCCCATCTACAACCACTGGATTAAACTCTTTAGTATCACTTTTTACATCTTCTAATAGCGCTACAATCTTTAAAGCGTGAGTGTACTCGTCTTCAGAATAAAATGTGTAAGCTTTAAAAAACTCATACTGCTTAGGATGAATTAGGAATTTTGCATCAAACCCTTTATTAAACCCATCTTGAAGTTCTACTTCAAAATCCTCTAGATTGCCCAGATCCATCGAGGCTATGTCTACTGCGATCCCATTTATAGCGCGAGCCATAGACAACATATTTTGCCGTACAACTTCGAGATTTTTTAGCGTGTGAGCGCCTCCTATTGCGGCCATATAATCGTGACTACCCAGTGCTAATCCAAAGATAGCATTTTTATAATCTGTTATTGCAGTTAGTAATTCTAAGTATAATCGTGGCGTTTCTACAAGCAAAATAATTTGAGCATCGTACCCTGAAAGAAAAGAGACCATTTTATCTAGATCTGCTTTATTTTGGATTTTAGGAACAACAAACTTTTTGAAATCATTTTCTAAAAAGGCAGCATATAATTTATATGTAGCATCGCGCCAGATACATTGTATACGGGTAGCCTTAAATAACAATCTTGTAAATCTTCATGACTACTCAGTTCTTTAATGAGTTGCTTCCTTTCTGAAGCCTTTATAGCATCTTCAAAATCGATTACAAAGTAATTTATCCCAGTCTTTCTCAACGCAGATAATTTATGAATCTTAGTCGCTGGGATAAAGAAAAAACTGTACATAAAGTTATCGACTTAGCAATTTAAATTTCATCTCTGCCATAACCCAGTCTTCAAGATTATCAATATCTTGTGCCTCATTTTCTTTAATCTCAAATGCAAATTTTTTTTCCCTTTCAAGCCCAAAGGAAAACGCATCCAATAAAACATACCAGCATCATAATATGCTGGTTCTAAATCTTGCGTACGAGTTTTAAGATGTTCCTCATTTATCATCTCAACAGCTCCATTTTCTAAAAACTTAAAAGCTCGTTGTATTGGGTAAGAGAAACGAACGATAGGTCTTACAGAATCCACTTCCTTCTCTAATAATATGCTTAGACCTTTAATTAATAATTTCACTTGTACAAGCGGTGCTGTTGCAAATAAGCAGCAAATGTTATCAAACTTAACACCGCGATCAATGTATGCATCAATTACCTCATCGACCACATCTTTAATCGTTGCAAAGTCATCTGCATTTTTTGAAGATCGCAGTGAAGGAACTATCGCACCATATTCTCTAGCCACTCTAGCAATTTCCTCATCATCTGTAGAAACCATCACCTCTTTGAAACAACCACTTTTAAGTGCTGCTTCTATGCTATAAGCTATTATAGGTTTTCCCAAAAATAGTTTTATATTTTTTCTAGGTATGCGTTTACTACCTCCTCTGGCTGGTATGATGCAGAGATTATTATTTGACATAAAAATTATTAATTGTATTTATAACAAATTCCTGCTCCTGAGCAGTTAGCGTAGGAAACATGGGTAAACTTATGCAGTGCTGGTAATACCTCTCTGCGTTAGGTAAATCTCCTTCAGCGTAACCAAATTGTCTGTAATAGGGCATTAAATGACAGGGGATATAATGAATTTGTGTATAAATTCTATGCTCGCGCAGGTAATTGTAAAGGCCTAGTCTATCCTCAACTTCGATGACATAAAGATGGTAAGCATGACCTTCTACTAGACCAGACATGCCTATAATAAAGCTCTTACCCTTAAAATGTAAATCATAATGAGCCGCTATTTCTCGACGGCGAGCCAACCCATCATCTGCTCTTGATAACTGGCTTATCCCTAATGCTGCTTGAATATCTGTTAAACGATAATTAAAACCTAATTCCTGCATTTCCATATACCATCCAGGATAAGAGTCAGCTATAGCCCAAGAAGAAGCAAATTCTGCGTCATTAACATATCTAGTATCGTCTTTGACAATCCCATGAGTTCTCAGAACACGTAGCCTTTCGTATAAAGAGTGGTCATTCGTTGTGATCATTCCTCCTTCTCCGGATGCAATATGTTTTACAGGATGAAAAGAAAAAATAGCGAGATCAGCAAAGCGCCCATTACCACAATGCTGTTCAGTACCCTTAGAGTCTATAAAGTAACCTCCGGGGGAATGACAGCTGTCCTCTATAATCCATAAATCAAATTCGTTCGCCAACTCTCTGTAGGCTTCCAAGTCAATTGCACGACCCGCGAAATCAACTGGAATAATCCCTTTATAGTTACCCTGAGGATCATTCTCAAGAATTTCTCTTACTTTATTGATGTCCAATAGATAAGTTTCAGGATTGATATCGGCAAAAACCACTTCAGCACCACAATATCTTATACAGTTGGCACTAGCAGCAAAGGTTATAGGGGTTGTAATAACCTTATCCCCAGCTTCTAGTTTTAAAGCTAATGTATTTAGATGAAGAGCAGCAGTTCCATTTGAAACTGCTACTGCATATTTTGCGCCAACATAATTGGCAAATTTTCTTTCAAATTCATCAATACGGGGCCCTTGGGTTAAGTAATCTGCTTTGAGTGCCTCAACAACCGCAGCGATATCCTGCTCTGTAATATTTTGTTTTCCGTATGGGATAGCATTTTCCATTATACTTCAAAATAAGGATCGACGTGTTGCTTGATCAGCTTTCGTAAATTTTCGACTGTTTCCCACTTATCGTTTTCCCCACTATTATATCTGAAACCAGATTTGACAGGTTT includes:
- the pseF gene encoding pseudaminic acid cytidylyltransferase → MSNNNLCIIPARGGSKRIPRKNIKLFLGKPIIAYSIEAALKSGCFKEVMVSTDDEEIARVAREYGAIVPSLRSSKNADDFATIKDVVDEVIDAYIDRGVKFDNICCLFATAPLVQVKLLIKGLSILLEKEVDSVRPIVRFSYPIQRAFKFLENGAVEMINEEHLKTRTQDLEPAYYDAGMFYWMRFPLGLKGKKNLHLRLKKMRHKILIILKTGLWQR
- the pseC gene encoding UDP-4-amino-4,6-dideoxy-N-acetyl-beta-L-altrosamine transaminase is translated as MENAIPYGKQNITEQDIAAVVEALKADYLTQGPRIDEFERKFANYVGAKYAVAVSNGTAALHLNTLALKLEAGDKVITTPITFAASANCIRYCGAEVVFADINPETYLLDINKVREILENDPQGNYKGIIPVDFAGRAIDLEAYRELANEFDLWIIEDSCHSPGGYFIDSKGTEQHCGNGRFADLAIFSFHPVKHIASGEGGMITTNDHSLYERLRVLRTHGIVKDDTRYVNDAEFASSWAIADSYPGWYMEMQELGFNYRLTDIQAALGISQLSRADDGLARRREIAAHYDLHFKGKSFIIGMSGLVEGHAYHLYVIEVEDRLGLYNYLREHRIYTQIHYIPCHLMPYYRQFGYAEGDLPNAERYYQHCISLPMFPTLTAQEQEFVINTINNFYVK